A DNA window from Gillisia sp. Hel1_33_143 contains the following coding sequences:
- a CDS encoding M23 family metallopeptidase gives MTKVKYYYDSETLSYKKIERRKSRKFGIAFVGIAGAFLAGLILLVVYLNIPGIETPKEKALKRELLNMQLQYGIQNKKMDQIQNVLADIEDRDNNIYRLYFEANPIPEEQRKAGFGGINRYKNLEGYENSKLIIDTEKRMDILTKQIVVQSKSLDEITVLAKEKEQLLAAIPAIQPVKNEDLKRIASGYGWRSDPFTKVKKFHYGMDFSSPRGTPVYATGDGKVERADNRATGFGNHIEIDHGYGYTSLYAHLYKYNVRVGQKVKRGDVIGFVGSTGRSEGPHLHYEIYKDGERINPINFYYGNLSPEEFDQVLIKAQQENQSLD, from the coding sequence ATGACGAAGGTTAAATATTATTACGATAGCGAGACGCTTTCCTATAAAAAAATTGAACGCCGTAAAAGCCGAAAATTTGGGATCGCCTTTGTAGGAATTGCGGGAGCATTTCTTGCCGGGCTTATACTGCTCGTGGTTTATTTGAATATTCCAGGTATAGAAACCCCCAAAGAAAAAGCGCTTAAGAGAGAATTGCTGAACATGCAATTACAATACGGAATTCAGAACAAAAAGATGGATCAAATCCAGAACGTTCTTGCTGATATTGAAGATAGAGACAATAATATATATAGACTATATTTTGAAGCCAATCCTATTCCAGAAGAACAGCGCAAAGCAGGTTTTGGAGGTATAAACAGATATAAGAATCTAGAGGGTTATGAAAACTCTAAACTTATAATAGATACCGAAAAGAGGATGGATATTCTTACAAAACAAATTGTTGTTCAGTCCAAATCTTTAGATGAAATAACAGTTCTAGCAAAAGAAAAAGAACAACTGCTCGCAGCGATCCCTGCAATACAACCTGTCAAAAATGAAGACCTTAAGAGAATTGCTTCCGGATATGGCTGGAGAAGTGATCCTTTTACCAAGGTTAAGAAATTTCATTACGGAATGGACTTTTCTTCCCCTCGGGGAACTCCTGTTTATGCCACCGGCGACGGAAAAGTGGAAAGGGCAGATAATAGAGCAACCGGTTTTGGAAATCATATAGAAATAGATCATGGGTATGGATATACCAGCCTATATGCTCATTTATATAAATACAATGTAAGAGTAGGTCAAAAAGTAAAACGTGGAGATGTAATAGGTTTTGTTGGAAGCACCGGTAGATCTGAAGGTCCACATTTACATTATGAGATCTATAAAGATGGAGAACGTATAAACCCTATTAACTTCTATTATGGTAACTTATCTCCAGAAGAATTTGACCAGGTTCTTATTAAAGCACAACAAGAAAACCAATCTTTAGATTAA
- a CDS encoding MerR family transcriptional regulator, with amino-acid sequence MHVDLPEKRYYAIGEVAEAFGVNTSLIRFWEKEFDALKPKKNAKGNRLFTPQDIKNLELIYHLVKERGFTLEGAKIHLKEEKKKTLTNFDIIRKLQSVKSELTNLKNQL; translated from the coding sequence ATGCATGTAGATCTTCCAGAAAAACGATATTATGCTATTGGCGAAGTTGCTGAAGCATTTGGTGTGAATACCTCTCTTATCAGATTTTGGGAGAAAGAATTTGATGCACTAAAACCTAAAAAGAATGCCAAAGGCAATAGATTATTTACGCCTCAAGACATAAAGAATCTAGAGCTCATTTATCATTTAGTGAAAGAACGTGGATTTACCTTAGAAGGTGCAAAAATCCATTTAAAAGAGGAAAAGAAGAAAACTCTCACTAACTTTGACATTATCCGAAAATTACAATCGGTAAAATCTGAATTAA